In the Mya arenaria isolate MELC-2E11 chromosome 11, ASM2691426v1 genome, one interval contains:
- the LOC128207869 gene encoding uncharacterized protein LOC128207869, producing MQYVPDINLECHEVINDWDDFESGNCSIYSPAVTDKLPTIYEENSTKVCEIFPPPNSPTAGCFEVFSNHTHYVESLLQMWKESDIASTSQDSTGSFGSDPLCLPAQSSSQTASDVDDAIPWSENESSADGSLSPVSITGSRSNLEDLLSRDGISFQGTGMHFQPVSHSSSRSASPFEIEAISQSVLGLSFDNANSILRMERSPSPIISRSSSPRFLRSPSPFQVLNTSNRDILMDTATENMLMYEERGIRRLYSPVLNHDHQVPDVDMDFQENVSLTEEFPSFSTYVRRRQLNSCGDQIVPEFIEE from the coding sequence ATGCAGTATGTACCTGATATCAATTTGGAATGCCACGAGGTTATCAACGATTGGGATGATTTTGAGTCTGGGAACTGCAGTATCTACTCTCCAGCAGTCACAGACAAACTACCAACTATTTATGAAGAAAATTCTACAAAAGTTTGTGAAATATTTCCACCTCCAAATTCCCCAACTGCAGGTTGCTTTGAAGTTTTTTCAAACCATACACATTATGTGGAAAGCCTTCTTCAAATGTGGAAAGAATCAGACATTGCATCCACTTCCCAAGATAGCACTGGTAGTTTTGGGTCAGATCCACTTTGTTTACCTGCACAGTCCTCTTCCCAGACTGCATCTGATGTGGATGATGCTATCCCATGGTCTGAAAATGAAAGCAGTGCTGACGGCAGTCTTTCACCTGTCAGCATTACAGGTTCCAGGTCAAATCTTGAAGATCTTCTGTCAAGGGACGGAATTTCTTTTCAAGGAACAGGCATGCACTTCCAGCCAGTGTCCCACAGCTCCTCAAGGTCAGCCTCTCCATTTGAGATAGAAGCCATTTCACAATCTGTACTCGGACTGTCCTTTGACAATGCAAATTCAATACTGCGCATGGAAAGGTCACCATCTCCAATTATCTCAAGATCTTCATCACCAAGGTTTCTGCGCTCGCCATCACCATTCCAAGTGCTTAACACCAGTAACAGAGACATTTTAATGGACACAGCAACAGAAAATATGCTGATGTATGAAGAGCGAGGCATCAGGAGATTGTATAGCCCAGTGTTGAATCATGACCATCAGGTGCCAGATGTTGACATGGACTTTCAGGAGAATGTCTCACTCACTGAGGAGTTTCCTTCCTTTAGCACTTATGTCAGGAGGAGACAGCTTAACTCCTGTGGGGATCAGATCGTTCCAGAGTTCATAGAagaatga